One Chroococcidiopsis sp. TS-821 genomic window carries:
- a CDS encoding metallophosphoesterase has protein sequence MFKAKGYLQRLGRNVILAVLLVLICSNLLEVRSSEQPIMNSAPQLLSDPFLQLPTATTVNVVWFTEFAGTEHQVFYGKNLEQSAIATTTKLSRTREDRDSHAKNQYQQPTPRDIWRHEAVVRDLKEGDRLPYQVTSTTEEGKTVSSREFTLAPIPKPGTPLKILLTSDHQLKPMTAANLQKVVETVGRVDAVFFAGDMVNVPDRASEWFDDSRGCAFFPCLQGRGNYELTKNNTKTTYRGGEIIQHAPLFSAIGNHEVMGRYARSDSLDGEFDDAVPRAIAKARLQNASDRTIKDHSFNTDTYEEIFTLPKSNSGGKTYYALSFGDVRLIVLYATNAWRYPHLDGKFKGKYREREADLNQPENWGYGQHIFEAIAPGSPQYTWLQQELCSPEFQQAKFKIVMLHHPPHSLGGNVVPAYTDPVQIIERHNDGTIKAIRYEYPQDADYLIRDVVPLLEAANVQLVFYGHSHLWNRFVSPDGTHYLETSNVGNSYGAHVGENKRPIPEGYQENYAAIGDPNGREPVMPTIAPFSDENGHPTPYIASNDITVFSIFDTASGLISSYAFDTREPNSKVVKFDEFSLK, from the coding sequence ATGTTCAAAGCCAAAGGTTACTTACAGCGTCTGGGTCGCAATGTTATCCTAGCGGTGCTGCTTGTGCTGATCTGCTCTAATCTATTAGAGGTGCGCTCATCTGAACAACCAATTATGAATTCTGCGCCACAACTATTAAGCGATCCCTTTTTGCAATTACCAACCGCAACGACAGTTAATGTTGTTTGGTTTACCGAGTTTGCGGGAACTGAACATCAAGTTTTTTATGGTAAAAATTTAGAACAAAGCGCGATCGCCACAACGACAAAACTCAGCCGCACGCGCGAAGATCGAGATTCTCACGCTAAAAATCAATATCAACAACCAACACCACGCGATATTTGGCGACACGAAGCCGTTGTGCGCGATTTAAAGGAGGGCGATCGCCTTCCGTATCAGGTGACTAGCACAACAGAGGAGGGAAAAACCGTCTCTAGTCGCGAATTTACTCTTGCACCCATACCAAAGCCAGGAACGCCACTCAAAATTCTTTTAACTTCCGATCATCAACTTAAACCAATGACGGCGGCAAATTTGCAGAAAGTCGTTGAAACTGTTGGGCGAGTAGACGCAGTATTTTTCGCCGGTGACATGGTAAACGTCCCCGATCGCGCTTCTGAATGGTTTGATGACAGTCGAGGTTGTGCTTTTTTTCCTTGTCTCCAAGGGCGTGGTAACTATGAGTTAACCAAGAATAATACAAAAACGACTTATAGAGGCGGAGAAATCATTCAACACGCGCCACTATTTTCTGCGATTGGCAATCATGAGGTAATGGGGCGGTATGCGCGTAGCGACAGTTTAGATGGTGAGTTTGACGATGCAGTTCCCCGCGCAATCGCTAAAGCAAGATTGCAAAATGCAAGCGATCGCACTATTAAGGATCATTCATTTAATACCGACACCTACGAAGAAATCTTCACTCTCCCCAAAAGTAATTCAGGCGGAAAAACCTACTATGCGCTTAGCTTTGGTGACGTTCGCTTAATCGTACTCTACGCCACGAATGCTTGGCGCTATCCTCATCTTGATGGCAAGTTTAAAGGTAAATACCGCGAACGCGAAGCCGATTTAAATCAACCTGAAAATTGGGGTTATGGACAGCATATTTTTGAAGCGATCGCGCCTGGTAGTCCTCAATATACGTGGTTACAGCAAGAACTTTGTAGCCCAGAGTTTCAACAAGCCAAATTCAAAATTGTGATGTTGCATCATCCTCCACACTCGCTTGGAGGAAACGTTGTCCCTGCCTACACCGATCCCGTGCAAATTATTGAACGCCACAACGATGGCACGATTAAAGCAATACGCTACGAATATCCCCAAGATGCTGATTATCTTATCCGCGATGTTGTTCCTTTACTAGAAGCAGCAAACGTGCAACTTGTATTTTATGGTCATTCGCATCTGTGGAATCGCTTTGTGAGTCCTGATGGAACGCACTATCTAGAAACGTCCAATGTCGGTAATTCCTACGGCGCGCACGTCGGCGAAAATAAACGTCCTATCCCTGAGGGTTATCAAGAAAACTACGCAGCCATCGGAGATCCTAACGGGCGAGAACCAGTCATGCCAACAATTGCACCTTTCTCGGATGAAAATGGTCACCCCACTCCTTACATTGCAAGTAACGATATTACAGTTTTTAGTATTTTCGATACAGCCAGTGGTTTGATTAGTAGCTACGCATTTGATACGCGCGAACCTAATTCAAAAGTTGTAAAATTTGATGAATTTTCGCTGAAATAA
- a CDS encoding metal ABC transporter ATP-binding protein: MTSRILNSHPILKVENLTVYRHNYCAVRDVSFELLPGTNTAIVGPNGAGKSTLVQAILNLIPHSAGKVEIFDRPLERLGHLRHLLGYVPQNFIFDRTFPLSVSELVGLGWVKKAKSPFWWSAEQSEKKAAIAQALRRVGVYHLRNQAIGTLSGGELKRVLLAYCLVIPRKLLVLDEAFAGVDMQGAADFYNLLHELQQEEGWTVLQVSHDIDMVSRHCDRVICLNQTLVCTGTPEIALSPENLLATYGPSFSRYQHQH, from the coding sequence ATGACATCGCGTATTCTTAATTCACACCCAATTTTAAAAGTTGAAAACCTGACTGTTTACCGACATAACTATTGTGCGGTGCGTGATGTCTCTTTTGAGTTATTACCGGGGACAAATACTGCTATTGTTGGTCCTAACGGGGCGGGGAAAAGTACTTTAGTGCAAGCTATTTTAAATTTAATTCCCCACTCGGCTGGTAAGGTAGAAATTTTCGATCGTCCCCTGGAACGCCTAGGACACTTGCGCCACTTGTTAGGGTATGTACCGCAAAACTTTATCTTTGACCGCACTTTTCCGCTATCGGTAAGCGAATTAGTCGGTTTAGGTTGGGTAAAAAAGGCGAAAAGTCCTTTTTGGTGGAGCGCTGAACAATCAGAAAAAAAAGCAGCGATCGCTCAAGCTTTACGGCGCGTTGGAGTTTATCATTTACGCAATCAAGCAATCGGTACGCTCAGCGGTGGAGAGTTGAAGCGGGTGTTACTTGCTTATTGCTTGGTCATACCCCGAAAACTCCTCGTTTTAGATGAAGCGTTTGCGGGTGTGGATATGCAAGGCGCAGCAGATTTTTATAATTTACTCCACGAACTTCAGCAAGAAGAAGGCTGGACAGTACTGCAAGTTTCCCATGATATTGATATGGTTAGTCGGCACTGCGATCGCGTCATTTGTCTTAATCAAACTCTCGTTTGTACTGGAACTCCAGAAATTGCGCTTTCTCCAGAAAACTTACTCGCGACGTATGGTCCAAGTTTTAGCCGCTATCAACATCAGCATTGA
- a CDS encoding metal ABC transporter solute-binding protein, Zn/Mn family codes for MVIRQKLQQHRHKRNVLSLIALLLLSTASGCNPATQETQAQQAQESPAPQSEQIRVVATFLPMYWFTRAVAGDRAQVDILVPPGSEVHDYQATPADVQAIATANVLVKNGLGMEDFLEGTIQNAGNPDLKIVDSSSGIEPLGEISPVESVSEHGHSHSHGHSHSHDHADGNPHVWLDPVLAKRQVENIRDGLIAADPANKDAYQANAAAYIQQLEQTHNQFQQTLQNYPNCTFITFHDAYPYLANRYQLQQVAVVQIPEDQPSPGDIQRAVNAVKKYDAQAIFSEPGVDNNLLKSLSQDLDIPIYPIDPLEAGPTDPQHYFTAMSENLQTIESACQ; via the coding sequence ATGGTGATTCGCCAGAAGCTACAACAACATCGTCACAAGCGTAATGTCTTGTCGCTGATTGCACTTTTACTATTATCAACAGCTTCAGGTTGTAATCCAGCGACGCAAGAAACCCAAGCACAACAAGCACAAGAATCTCCTGCACCGCAGTCTGAACAAATTCGCGTTGTCGCGACGTTTTTGCCGATGTACTGGTTTACGCGGGCAGTCGCAGGAGATCGGGCGCAAGTAGACATTCTAGTACCGCCAGGTAGCGAAGTCCATGACTATCAAGCAACACCTGCAGACGTACAAGCGATCGCAACAGCAAATGTCTTGGTGAAAAATGGCTTAGGAATGGAAGACTTTTTGGAAGGAACCATTCAAAACGCTGGCAATCCAGATTTAAAGATCGTCGATTCCTCTAGTGGCATTGAACCTCTGGGCGAAATTTCTCCAGTAGAATCGGTAAGCGAACACGGTCACAGTCACAGTCACGGTCACAGTCACAGTCACGACCATGCAGATGGAAATCCACACGTATGGCTCGATCCTGTGTTAGCTAAACGACAAGTCGAAAATATTCGAGATGGTCTCATTGCCGCCGATCCAGCAAATAAAGATGCTTATCAAGCAAATGCAGCTGCTTATATTCAACAGCTAGAGCAGACACACAATCAATTTCAACAAACGCTGCAAAATTATCCAAATTGTACGTTTATCACATTTCACGATGCTTATCCCTACTTAGCAAATCGCTACCAATTACAGCAAGTTGCAGTTGTCCAAATTCCTGAAGATCAACCATCGCCAGGAGATATCCAAAGAGCTGTGAATGCTGTCAAAAAGTATGATGCACAAGCAATATTTTCTGAACCTGGAGTTGATAACAATTTACTGAAAAGTCTGTCTCAAGATTTGGATATCCCAATATATCCCATTGACCCCTTAGAAGCAGGACCTACAGATCCACAGCATTACTTCACAGCAATGAGTGAGAATCTACAAACTATCGAGTCGGCATGTCAGTAA
- a CDS encoding iron uptake porin has protein sequence MQQKSKRLRCHSVVSGVMLAASTSAIAFVSNPVLAQEPTEFNSNALSQVTSVSQLSDVQPTDWAFQALQSLVERYGCIAGYPDGTYRGNRALTRYEFAAGLNACLDRVNELIATATANQVTREDLATLQRLQEEFAAEVATLRGRTDALEATVAELEANQFSTTTQLTGEVIVGAAGIISGQDADGNDLDESIILGQRTRLEFNTSFTGSDQLYTLISTGNFPGFSEVTGITEGELAFTQDEANNVGLESLLYSFPLGETTEVVLGFTGGAFYDYTDTLNVLDGDGGSGALSAFGTRNPIYNLGDGAGVGIRQQLGNNLELSLGYLATDASSPLDGSGLFNGPYAGIAQLVLRPSDRFNIGLTYINSYNASDTGAGSSRASFARFDDAFFENLNLEPVEIPTVSNSYGVQLSWQISNNFVIGGWAGYTNTRLLSTLGGLLERGDSDIFNYAVTLAFPDLGREGNLLGIIVGMEPRLTSTGVALNPVAAADLIAANPGLVLPDLGTDEDLSLHIEAFYQLQLTDNLAITPGVIWITAPDFNNANQDIVIGAIRTTFSF, from the coding sequence ATGCAGCAAAAATCGAAGCGCTTGCGATGTCATTCTGTTGTTTCGGGGGTGATGCTAGCAGCGAGTACAAGTGCGATCGCATTTGTCAGCAATCCAGTATTAGCGCAAGAACCCACCGAATTTAACTCGAATGCGCTATCACAAGTAACATCAGTTTCGCAGTTGTCTGACGTCCAACCGACAGACTGGGCATTTCAAGCGCTACAATCGTTAGTCGAACGTTACGGTTGTATTGCGGGTTATCCTGATGGTACGTATCGCGGCAATCGCGCGTTGACAAGATACGAATTTGCCGCCGGTTTGAATGCGTGTCTTGACCGCGTGAATGAGTTAATCGCAACAGCCACAGCCAATCAGGTGACGCGCGAAGATTTAGCCACCCTCCAAAGACTACAAGAAGAATTTGCCGCTGAAGTAGCAACGCTGCGCGGTCGAACTGATGCTTTAGAAGCCACTGTCGCTGAACTAGAAGCGAATCAATTCTCAACAACAACACAACTCACAGGCGAAGTCATTGTCGGCGCAGCCGGAATTATTTCTGGACAAGACGCTGACGGAAATGACCTTGATGAGTCGATTATTCTCGGACAGCGAACGCGCCTTGAATTTAATACGAGTTTTACTGGTAGCGATCAACTGTATACACTCATCTCAACAGGCAATTTTCCTGGCTTTTCTGAGGTGACGGGAATAACCGAGGGCGAATTAGCGTTTACCCAAGATGAAGCAAATAACGTTGGACTCGAATCGCTTTTATATAGCTTTCCTCTAGGCGAAACGACAGAAGTTGTTTTAGGCTTTACAGGTGGTGCTTTCTACGACTATACCGACACTTTGAACGTCCTGGACGGTGATGGTGGTTCTGGGGCGCTGTCGGCGTTTGGTACGCGTAACCCAATTTATAACCTTGGTGACGGCGCAGGCGTAGGAATTCGCCAACAACTCGGCAATAATTTGGAACTCAGCTTAGGATATTTAGCCACCGATGCGAGTAGCCCTCTCGACGGTAGCGGTTTATTTAATGGACCTTATGCAGGTATCGCCCAGTTAGTTTTAAGACCGAGCGATCGCTTTAATATTGGTTTAACTTATATTAACTCCTACAATGCTAGCGATACAGGTGCGGGTAGTAGCCGCGCGTCATTTGCACGCTTTGATGACGCTTTCTTCGAGAATTTGAATTTAGAACCCGTCGAGATTCCCACTGTCAGTAACTCCTACGGCGTGCAGCTTTCGTGGCAAATCAGTAATAACTTTGTGATTGGGGGCTGGGCTGGTTACACCAATACACGCTTACTTTCCACCTTAGGCGGACTCCTCGAACGTGGCGACAGCGACATCTTTAACTATGCAGTGACTCTAGCCTTTCCTGACTTGGGTCGCGAAGGAAATTTACTCGGTATTATCGTCGGTATGGAACCACGGTTAACTAGTACTGGTGTGGCACTCAACCCAGTTGCGGCGGCGGATTTGATTGCGGCTAATCCTGGTTTAGTTCTTCCAGACTTAGGTACTGATGAAGATCTGTCGTTGCACATCGAAGCGTTTTATCAGCTACAACTCACTGACAATTTGGCAATTACTCCAGGCGTGATTTGGATTACTGCACCTGATTTCAACAATGCTAATCAGGATATCGTAATCGGTGCGATCCGCACGACTTTCTCATTCTAG
- a CDS encoding NFACT family protein, translating into MQSVDFTTLTAAASDIRANWLPARVEQVYQRDRFWISLGLRTLKQRGWLDISWHPQAARICIGDPPPRKPDTFTFSQQILHQLSGLALIGIAAVAPWERVLDLQFARRPGENPLFHLYVEIMGKHSNVILTDANREIITAAQQVSPQQSSIRPVQTGQPYEFPPSLTNDTPSLQESQQRWQAKVSLVPGALKRCLIKSYRGLSPALVESMIRMANLAPEQSTETLTPSDWEKLFQRWQEWLEAIEKSHFQPGWTANGYTVLGWEMIQPVKNIQDLLNQYYTAVLNQQEFQQLRQQLSQKLKNLLEKLQTKANNFSNRLQQSDRADEYKQQADLLMAHLQAWEPGMTKITLADFETGAPVTIALEPEKNAVQNAQSLYKRSGKLKRARGAVEPLLAEVNAEIEYLQQIEAAIAQIENYHTNADLEALKEIREELIQQRYLEDSEYTRRSDPNTASTNFHRYRTPSGFELLIGRNNRQNDYLTFRLAGDYDLWFHAQEIPGSHVLLRLDPGAVPETADLQFTANFAAYYSRSRQSEQVPVVYTEPKYVYKPKGAKPGIALYKNERILWGQPQDAAAYLQRGEG; encoded by the coding sequence TTGCAATCTGTTGATTTTACAACACTAACGGCTGCTGCCAGCGATATCCGCGCGAATTGGCTACCGGCGCGGGTGGAACAGGTTTATCAACGCGATCGCTTTTGGATCTCGCTAGGATTGCGTACGCTCAAACAGCGAGGCTGGCTAGATATTTCATGGCATCCGCAAGCAGCGCGGATTTGTATTGGCGATCCACCACCGCGCAAGCCGGATACGTTTACTTTTAGCCAACAAATCTTACATCAACTCAGTGGTTTAGCTTTGATCGGTATCGCAGCGGTCGCGCCTTGGGAACGCGTTCTTGATTTGCAATTTGCCCGTCGTCCTGGTGAAAACCCCTTATTTCACCTTTATGTAGAAATTATGGGGAAACACAGTAATGTAATTCTCACCGATGCTAATCGAGAGATTATCACTGCGGCGCAGCAAGTCAGCCCGCAACAGTCGAGCATCCGCCCTGTACAAACTGGACAACCTTATGAATTTCCACCAAGTCTTACAAACGATACTCCTAGCTTGCAAGAATCACAACAACGTTGGCAAGCAAAAGTTAGTTTAGTCCCTGGTGCTTTAAAACGTTGTTTGATTAAAAGCTATCGTGGCTTAAGTCCAGCGTTAGTTGAATCAATGATCCGCATGGCAAATCTCGCTCCAGAACAATCAACTGAAACGTTAACACCGTCGGATTGGGAAAAATTATTTCAACGTTGGCAAGAATGGTTAGAAGCTATAGAAAAATCGCACTTTCAACCAGGTTGGACAGCGAATGGATACACCGTACTCGGTTGGGAGATGATTCAGCCGGTCAAAAACATTCAAGATTTACTCAATCAATACTACACTGCCGTTCTTAATCAGCAAGAATTTCAGCAGTTACGCCAACAGCTAAGTCAGAAATTAAAAAATTTGTTAGAGAAGTTGCAAACGAAAGCGAATAACTTTAGCAATCGCCTGCAACAATCGGATCGGGCGGATGAATACAAACAACAAGCTGACTTATTAATGGCGCATCTCCAAGCTTGGGAACCAGGGATGACAAAGATTACCCTCGCGGATTTTGAGACAGGCGCACCTGTGACGATTGCTTTAGAACCTGAAAAAAACGCGGTGCAAAACGCTCAAAGCCTGTATAAACGTAGTGGTAAACTCAAACGCGCGCGCGGTGCGGTTGAACCATTACTAGCGGAAGTTAATGCAGAAATTGAGTATTTGCAGCAAATCGAAGCGGCGATCGCCCAAATCGAAAATTACCACACCAATGCCGATCTAGAAGCCCTCAAAGAAATTCGCGAAGAATTAATTCAACAACGCTATCTCGAAGATTCAGAATACACGCGTCGTAGCGATCCGAATACTGCTAGCACAAACTTTCATCGCTATCGTACTCCGAGTGGTTTTGAATTGCTCATTGGTCGTAACAATCGGCAAAATGACTACTTGACGTTTCGCCTTGCGGGAGATTACGATTTATGGTTTCACGCGCAAGAAATTCCTGGTAGCCATGTTTTACTCCGCCTCGATCCTGGCGCAGTACCAGAAACTGCTGATTTACAGTTTACAGCAAATTTTGCAGCTTACTACAGCCGTTCGCGCCAAAGTGAGCAAGTGCCAGTAGTTTACACTGAACCCAAATACGTCTACAAACCCAAAGGCGCAAAACCAGGAATCGCACTCTACAAAAACGAACGCATTTTGTGGGGACAACCGCAAGACGCGGCAGCTTATCTTCAAAGGGGTGAGGGGTGA
- the remA gene encoding extracellular matrix/biofilm regulator RemA, which yields MDIQLINIGFGNIVSANRVVAIVSPESAPIKRIISDAKDRNQLIDATYGRRTRAVIITDSSHVILSAIQPETVANRFVVNREHSSE from the coding sequence ATGGACATTCAGCTAATCAACATCGGATTTGGCAATATCGTATCTGCCAACCGAGTGGTTGCCATAGTCAGTCCAGAGTCTGCCCCCATTAAGCGTATCATTAGCGATGCTAAGGATCGCAACCAGTTGATTGACGCCACCTATGGTCGTCGCACTCGGGCTGTCATTATTACCGATTCTAGTCACGTGATTCTCTCGGCAATTCAACCGGAAACGGTGGCGAATCGTTTTGTTGTGAATCGCGAGCATAGTTCGGAATAG
- the gmk gene encoding guanylate kinase produces MTPVLSLQDSATPTNCLPEGKLIVLTGPSGVGKGTLVRALLERHPELYFSVSVTTRAPRPGEIHGKQYYFVSRSEFQQMIEQNKLLEWAEFAGNYYGTPRDTVLEQIAKGKCVLLEIELEGARQIRQSYPEAKRIFIMPPSLAELENRLRRRGQDSADAIARRLQRAQEEISAAHEFDVQIVNDDLDKAVDAIASTVFSFCGNSSC; encoded by the coding sequence ATGACGCCAGTTTTATCACTTCAGGATTCAGCTACACCAACAAATTGCCTCCCCGAAGGCAAACTGATTGTCTTGACTGGTCCTAGCGGAGTTGGTAAGGGTACGCTAGTACGAGCGTTGCTCGAGCGTCATCCTGAATTATATTTTTCCGTTTCTGTTACTACCCGCGCTCCCCGTCCAGGCGAAATTCACGGCAAACAATACTATTTTGTCAGCCGCAGCGAATTTCAACAAATGATTGAACAAAACAAACTGCTGGAATGGGCTGAGTTTGCGGGTAACTATTACGGTACTCCCCGCGATACTGTTCTCGAACAAATCGCCAAAGGTAAGTGCGTTCTGTTAGAAATTGAACTCGAAGGCGCACGCCAAATTCGTCAGTCTTATCCTGAGGCGAAGCGGATTTTTATTATGCCTCCATCTTTAGCAGAACTCGAAAACCGCTTACGTCGTCGCGGTCAAGATTCTGCTGATGCGATCGCGCGTCGTCTGCAACGCGCTCAAGAGGAAATTAGTGCCGCGCATGAATTTGACGTTCAAATCGTCAATGACGATCTTGACAAAGCTGTAGATGCGATCGCCTCTACAGTATTTAGCTTTTGTGGTAACTCCAGTTGTTAG
- a CDS encoding photosystem I reaction center subunit XI encodes MAQAIDASKNRPSDPRNQEVVYPSRRDPQIGNLETPINNSSLVKWFINNLPAYRPGITPLRRGLEVGMAHGYWLLGPFAKLGPLRDTDVANIAGLLATLGMVVISTLAVSLYAATDPPKPVATVTVPNPPDTFDTTEGWNTFASGFLIGGVGGAVVAYFILANIELIQNIFK; translated from the coding sequence ATGGCGCAAGCAATAGATGCATCTAAAAATCGTCCTAGCGATCCGCGAAATCAGGAAGTTGTTTATCCTTCCAGACGAGATCCTCAAATTGGTAATCTGGAAACGCCAATTAATAACTCTTCTTTAGTTAAGTGGTTTATCAATAACCTGCCAGCATATCGCCCAGGGATCACTCCGTTACGACGCGGGCTAGAAGTAGGAATGGCGCATGGCTATTGGCTGCTTGGTCCTTTTGCTAAGTTGGGTCCATTACGCGATACTGACGTCGCGAATATTGCTGGATTGCTGGCAACTTTAGGTATGGTTGTCATTTCAACTCTAGCGGTATCGCTGTATGCCGCAACCGATCCACCAAAACCAGTAGCTACGGTGACTGTGCCAAATCCTCCTGATACTTTTGACACTACTGAAGGTTGGAACACTTTTGCGAGTGGCTTCTTAATTGGTGGTGTTGGTGGTGCTGTTGTTGCCTACTTCATCCTTGCTAATATCGAGTTAATTCAAAACATTTTCAAGTAA
- a CDS encoding Photosystem I reaction center subunit IX, with the protein MQKKGDNQNYLLRYLSLGPVLLFAWLSFTAVLLIVFNYLYPDLLFHPLP; encoded by the coding sequence ATGCAAAAGAAAGGCGACAACCAAAATTATTTGCTACGCTATCTTTCTTTAGGACCAGTATTACTTTTTGCCTGGCTAAGTTTTACTGCGGTTCTGTTAATTGTCTTTAATTATCTGTATCCCGATCTTCTTTTCCACCCGCTGCCATAA
- a CDS encoding Photosystem I reaction center subunit III, translating into MRRLFALVLVISLWFSFAPQALAVGAGLVPCSESPEFIQRAASARNTTADPNSGQKRFERYAQELCGPEGLPHLIVDGRLNHAGDFLIPSILFLYIAGWIGWVGRAYLQEIKKRDNTELREVIIDVPTALPLMLSGFTWPLAAVKELLSGELVAKDDEIPVSPR; encoded by the coding sequence ATGCGACGATTGTTTGCTCTAGTCCTTGTCATCAGTTTATGGTTTAGTTTTGCGCCGCAGGCGTTAGCCGTTGGTGCAGGGCTTGTGCCTTGTAGTGAATCTCCAGAATTTATTCAAAGAGCTGCTTCTGCCCGAAATACGACTGCCGATCCTAATTCAGGTCAAAAGCGCTTTGAGCGTTATGCGCAAGAATTATGCGGTCCAGAGGGTTTACCTCACTTAATTGTAGATGGTCGTCTCAATCATGCGGGTGACTTCCTGATTCCTAGCATTCTTTTTCTCTATATTGCTGGTTGGATTGGCTGGGTAGGACGTGCCTATCTCCAAGAAATTAAGAAGCGCGACAATACAGAACTGCGAGAAGTCATTATTGACGTACCAACAGCGCTGCCACTCATGCTATCTGGCTTCACTTGGCCACTCGCAGCTGTTAAAGAATTGCTTTCTGGGGAATTAGTTGCTAAAGATGACGAAATTCCAGTTTCTCCACGCTAG
- the tsaD gene encoding tRNA (adenosine(37)-N6)-threonylcarbamoyltransferase complex transferase subunit TsaD — translation MSTVLAIETSCDETAVAIVKNRQVYSSIINSQIAIHRQYGGVVPEVASRQHLEIINHGIELALTQANLAWQDIDGIAATCAPGLVGALLVGVTAAKTLAIVQQKPFIGVHHLEGHIYANYLSEPSLEPPFLSLLVSGGHTSLIYVKDCGAYETLGETRDDAAGEAFDKVARLLKLGYPGGPVIDKLAQSGNAQAFALPEGNVSQPNGGYHPYDSSFSGLKTAVLRLVQQLEKETQLPVEDVAASFQASVARSLTKRAIACARDYGLNTIAVGGGVAANSGLRHHLTTAAREHNLRVLFPPLKFCTDNAAMIGCAAADHLDRGHTSPLALGVQSRLALTDVMQLYQQRN, via the coding sequence ATGTCAACTGTTTTAGCGATAGAAACTAGCTGCGACGAAACAGCAGTTGCGATTGTTAAAAATCGTCAAGTTTATAGTAGTATTATTAACTCACAAATTGCGATTCACCGCCAATATGGTGGAGTTGTTCCAGAAGTCGCTTCGCGCCAGCATTTAGAGATTATTAATCATGGAATTGAGCTGGCTTTGACGCAGGCAAATCTCGCGTGGCAAGACATCGATGGCATTGCTGCGACTTGTGCACCAGGGCTTGTCGGAGCTTTATTAGTAGGAGTCACTGCCGCAAAAACGCTAGCGATCGTGCAGCAAAAACCATTTATCGGCGTGCATCACCTCGAAGGTCACATTTACGCAAATTATTTGAGCGAACCGAGTTTAGAGCCGCCATTTTTGAGTTTGCTCGTTTCTGGCGGTCATACGAGCTTAATTTATGTCAAAGATTGTGGCGCGTACGAGACTTTAGGCGAAACCCGCGATGATGCAGCAGGAGAAGCTTTTGATAAAGTAGCGCGATTACTCAAACTCGGTTATCCTGGCGGTCCAGTCATAGATAAACTAGCGCAATCAGGCAACGCGCAAGCTTTTGCTTTACCGGAAGGCAACGTTTCGCAACCAAATGGCGGGTATCATCCGTATGATTCCAGCTTTAGTGGGTTAAAAACTGCTGTTTTGCGGCTAGTACAGCAACTCGAAAAAGAAACACAACTACCAGTCGAAGACGTCGCCGCCAGTTTTCAAGCGAGTGTTGCGCGATCGCTCACCAAACGCGCGATCGCCTGTGCGCGAGATTACGGTCTGAACACCATAGCTGTTGGTGGTGGCGTTGCGGCAAATAGCGGTTTAAGACATCATCTAACAACTGCGGCGAGGGAGCACAACTTGCGCGTTTTATTTCCTCCACTCAAATTTTGCACCGATAATGCAGCGATGATTGGTTGCGCAGCGGCAGATCACCTCGACCGCGGTCACACTTCCCCGCTCGCGCTTGGCGTTCAATCTCGCTTAGCGCTGACTGATGTGATGCAGTTATATCAACAGAGAAACTAA